The Bifidobacterium eulemuris genome includes a window with the following:
- a CDS encoding TetR/AcrR family transcriptional regulator — protein MDLRVVKTLKNIERTFLDLAAKDGIEDMTVKSLCTHAQINKATFYAHYAGMHELLEDMEDKAIEEIRADNVIDERALRAPTDFLMRMLDACGDNEAANIFMNSGRRSTFVRKLFAGVREDLYRRFPELRDSEGFDFVLTFVFHGLMGVTTEYDENKDDKRLIASRLGEGISLMFQRAMA, from the coding sequence ATGGACCTACGAGTGGTGAAAACGCTGAAGAACATCGAACGAACGTTTCTGGACCTAGCGGCGAAAGACGGCATAGAGGACATGACGGTCAAATCGCTCTGCACCCACGCGCAAATCAACAAGGCAACCTTCTACGCCCACTACGCGGGAATGCACGAACTGCTCGAGGATATGGAAGACAAGGCCATCGAAGAGATCCGAGCGGACAACGTCATCGATGAGAGGGCCCTGCGCGCCCCCACCGATTTTCTGATGCGCATGCTGGACGCCTGCGGCGACAACGAGGCGGCGAACATTTTTATGAACAGCGGCCGGAGATCGACGTTCGTGCGCAAACTGTTCGCCGGCGTGAGGGAGGATCTGTATCGACGGTTCCCCGAGTTGCGTGACAGCGAAGGATTCGACTTCGTGCTGACCTTCGTGTTCCACGGGTTGATGGGTGTGACCACGGAATACGACGAAAACAAGGACGACAAGCGGCTCATCGCGAGCCGTTTGGGCGAAGGCATATCGCTGATGTTCCAGCGCGCGATGGCATGA
- a CDS encoding TetR/AcrR family transcriptional regulator yields the protein MKTRDFPQKSERITMQGEHIAVSARERRPSQAREKLIRAFWRLYCTGPIDKITVREITALAGYSRATFYEYFSGVRDVLTHIEDEFFDRINAMDQSPNEAPSYEQLTAHMSDILSFAEEYQEYVAVLLSDRGDPSFSRRFKDMLKPLIEANLPAQAPRYGRERDLVCEFYASALTSTIAAWLADPGGVPLERFIVFQMNYIFRGFSLTQA from the coding sequence ATGAAAACCCGTGATTTTCCGCAGAAAAGCGAGCGCATCACAATGCAAGGCGAACATATCGCAGTCTCCGCACGCGAAAGACGCCCGTCCCAGGCGCGGGAGAAACTCATCCGCGCGTTTTGGCGACTGTATTGCACCGGCCCGATCGACAAGATCACCGTGCGCGAGATCACCGCGCTGGCGGGATACAGCCGTGCCACGTTCTACGAGTATTTCAGTGGCGTGCGCGACGTGCTCACACACATCGAGGACGAGTTCTTCGACCGCATCAACGCGATGGACCAGTCGCCGAACGAGGCGCCGTCGTATGAGCAGCTGACCGCGCATATGAGCGACATCCTGTCGTTCGCCGAGGAATATCAGGAGTATGTCGCCGTGCTGCTCTCCGACCGGGGCGATCCCTCGTTCTCGCGTCGGTTCAAAGACATGCTCAAACCCCTGATCGAGGCGAACCTGCCGGCCCAGGCTCCCAGATACGGGCGCGAACGCGATCTGGTATGCGAGTTCTACGCCTCCGCGCTGACCTCCACCATCGCCGCATGGCTCGCCGACCCGGGCGGCGTGCCCCTCGAACGTTTCATCGTCTTCCAGATGAACTACATCTTCCGAGGATTCTCACTGACGCAGGCGTAA
- a CDS encoding lipocalin family protein, producing the protein MNVNENLLTANLRTPMTGSNPMVDVEEDLANKPEYGLNSWFIIGHFTDRGHTISYLFHFMIMKVPVLGTKYVSVVSVTDHTTGYYYGEDKMYSAKDVTLDENGFGITMPNGYMRGTWDRMEFGFSMPDATVEGVGVCYGLPIYSKRTGAFQLLDMYVHQYSIPHMSTTGTMTLKDERYSIRADSWFDRQWQDQNMKNVLRWSWIAVYLDNGDVLSVFDCDVPSHQQHWVTILRADGTLDYAEIEPFENGMNAYWLSERTDQYYPTRITVRIPSEDAVLTFAPDPKEQEIASVMKQLHKYEASCDVTGTYHGKEIGGHACIELIGSWKHFK; encoded by the coding sequence ATGAACGTCAACGAAAACCTCCTGACCGCAAATCTGCGCACGCCCATGACCGGCAGCAACCCCATGGTGGACGTCGAAGAAGATCTGGCCAACAAACCCGAATACGGCCTGAACTCATGGTTCATCATCGGTCATTTCACCGACCGCGGCCACACCATCAGCTATCTGTTCCATTTCATGATCATGAAGGTTCCGGTGTTGGGCACCAAGTACGTCTCCGTCGTCTCGGTGACCGACCACACCACGGGCTACTACTACGGCGAGGACAAGATGTACTCGGCCAAGGACGTCACGCTTGACGAGAACGGATTCGGCATCACCATGCCCAACGGGTACATGCGCGGCACATGGGACCGGATGGAGTTCGGCTTCTCGATGCCCGACGCCACGGTCGAAGGCGTCGGAGTCTGCTACGGACTGCCCATCTACAGCAAACGCACCGGCGCATTCCAGCTGCTTGATATGTACGTGCACCAGTACTCGATCCCGCATATGAGTACGACGGGTACGATGACCCTCAAAGACGAACGCTATTCGATTCGGGCGGATAGCTGGTTCGACCGCCAATGGCAGGACCAGAACATGAAGAATGTGCTGCGCTGGTCGTGGATCGCGGTGTATCTGGACAACGGCGATGTACTAAGCGTGTTCGACTGCGACGTCCCTTCGCACCAGCAGCATTGGGTCACGATTCTGCGAGCAGACGGCACCTTGGATTACGCCGAGATCGAGCCGTTCGAAAACGGCATGAACGCGTATTGGCTGAGCGAGCGGACCGACCAGTACTATCCGACGAGGATCACCGTGCGCATTCCATCAGAGGACGCGGTTCTGACGTTCGCGCCGGACCCCAAGGAACAGGAGATCGCTTCAGTGATGAAGCAACTGCATAAATACGAAGCCTCCTGCGATGTGACGGGCACCTACCACGGCAAAGAGATCGGCGGCCACGCATGCATCGAACTCATCGGATCCTGGAAGCACTTCAAATAA
- a CDS encoding ferredoxin reductase domain-containing protein — protein MSASPRPSLIVPLVWIALLVVIPATLVAVFVVCAPAMIAALIPRIAAGLVAYVWMLEAIVLATRPHWLDRLIGLPKMYMMHGVLGVLALVFAFLHQLDLPSAGLTRLTGQVAFYMLLALVVVALVTMAGWISERFAPAKALRRAIERVGRHEVNVWLHRLLIVATAIVIAHFNLVWYFTMMPAFVATANAYAAVVAAVYVWAKFRDRVLAPQGRVVNIHCISGDVWSLEVRVSALADSWEEGDFVFLRFPGVKGMGEYHPFSIMNRPNAVGLMTFAIRADGDFTRLLGTSISKGMRVAMLRPFGRYRRFLEERGSGRPVVIYAGGIGVTPLIPVAQYCTEHGREVTMLYSARTLDDLIGQNELTAWAAESANTLRLLVGQFSEQELADAIRPDALYLIGGPSPMLRAITTMLRRNGVRPADIFSEPFAW, from the coding sequence ATGAGCGCATCCCCTCGCCCGAGTCTGATCGTGCCTCTTGTCTGGATCGCCCTGCTGGTTGTGATTCCGGCGACGCTGGTGGCGGTGTTCGTCGTCTGCGCGCCGGCGATGATCGCCGCGTTGATACCGCGCATCGCCGCGGGGCTCGTCGCCTACGTGTGGATGCTGGAGGCCATCGTGCTCGCCACGCGCCCGCACTGGCTGGACCGTCTGATTGGTCTGCCGAAGATGTATATGATGCATGGCGTGCTGGGCGTGCTGGCTTTGGTGTTCGCGTTCCTCCACCAGCTTGATCTGCCGTCGGCGGGCCTGACCCGGCTGACCGGTCAGGTCGCGTTCTATATGCTGTTGGCGCTGGTGGTGGTCGCGTTGGTCACGATGGCGGGTTGGATTTCGGAGCGTTTCGCTCCGGCCAAGGCGTTGCGGCGGGCGATCGAGCGCGTGGGCCGGCATGAGGTCAACGTGTGGCTGCACCGCCTGCTGATCGTGGCGACGGCCATCGTGATCGCGCATTTCAATCTCGTCTGGTATTTCACGATGATGCCGGCGTTCGTCGCCACGGCGAACGCCTACGCCGCCGTTGTGGCGGCCGTATATGTGTGGGCGAAGTTCCGCGACCGTGTTCTGGCACCGCAAGGCAGGGTCGTCAACATCCACTGCATCTCCGGCGATGTGTGGAGTCTCGAGGTGCGCGTTTCCGCATTGGCCGACTCGTGGGAGGAGGGCGATTTCGTATTCCTACGCTTCCCCGGGGTCAAGGGCATGGGCGAATACCATCCGTTCTCCATCATGAACCGGCCGAACGCGGTTGGCCTGATGACGTTCGCGATCCGCGCCGACGGCGATTTCACACGGCTGCTCGGCACTTCCATAAGCAAGGGAATGCGGGTCGCCATGCTGCGCCCGTTCGGACGATACCGCCGGTTCTTGGAGGAACGTGGGAGCGGGCGACCTGTGGTCATCTACGCCGGAGGCATCGGCGTGACGCCGCTGATACCGGTGGCCCAGTACTGCACCGAGCATGGCCGCGAGGTGACCATGCTGTATTCCGCGCGCACGCTCGATGACCTCATCGGACAGAACGAGCTGACCGCATGGGCGGCGGAATCGGCAAACACGCTGCGTCTGCTGGTCGGCCAGTTCAGCGAACAGGAGCTCGCCGACGCGATCAGACCCGACGCCCTGTATCTGATCGGCGGCCCCTCCCCCATGCTGCGCGCGATCACAACGATGCTACGCCGCAACGGCGTGCGCCCCGCCGACATCTTCTCCGAACCGTTCGCCTGGTGA
- a CDS encoding nuclear transport factor 2 family protein — MACTMADYAETSAMEEAIKDRLETGFRNWNGGYDGWLEWCNTLYEPDAYYNIPFNGSQRRCTLEEYKGMMGQLFEHFTMELGAFDNMIIKGDWAAIRYTVKVKNLDTGAEILQHTMEFVKFKDNKDERGVRVVEGWALSDSALC; from the coding sequence ATGGCATGCACAATGGCCGACTACGCTGAGACGAGCGCGATGGAGGAAGCGATCAAGGACCGTCTGGAGACGGGATTCCGTAATTGGAACGGCGGCTACGACGGTTGGCTGGAATGGTGCAACACCCTCTACGAGCCGGATGCCTACTACAACATCCCCTTCAACGGATCCCAGCGCCGCTGCACGCTCGAGGAATACAAGGGCATGATGGGACAGCTGTTCGAGCACTTCACCATGGAGCTCGGCGCTTTCGACAACATGATCATCAAGGGCGACTGGGCCGCGATCAGGTATACGGTGAAGGTCAAGAATCTGGACACCGGGGCGGAGATCCTCCAGCACACCATGGAATTCGTCAAGTTCAAAGACAACAAGGACGAACGCGGCGTGCGCGTCGTGGAAGGCTGGGCCCTGTCTGATTCCGCGCTGTGCTGA